In a single window of the Thunnus thynnus chromosome 9, fThuThy2.1, whole genome shotgun sequence genome:
- the arl9 gene encoding ADP-ribosylation factor-like protein 9: MTADLNTMFGMREAGVFGASVVLAGGVAFVIWKYASSSGKKKSESRPEQVGKSAREKGEGKEEGRREEAAAAPVVAAEAQKTSESRPAVSGGTQVLVLGLDGAGKTSLLHCLATGCLDQDMEPTQGFNAVSINREDMHIEFLEIGGKEELRPYWQRYLSKALLLVFVVDSSDPQLFPVTKKHLHELLASDPCLPLMVLANKQDLPGACSITDLHEALSLSEVGDRKLFLIGTHVKKGETELSSGVQDARDLIIQMVCDGN; the protein is encoded by the exons ATGACGGCTGATTTGAACACCATGTTCGGGATGAGGGAAGCCGGTGTCTTCGGCGCCTCCGTCGTTCTTGCGGGCGGAGTCGCATTTGTTATCTGGAAGTACGCGTCCTCCTCTGGGAAGAAGAAGTCTGAAAGTCGGCCGGAGCAAGTCGGGAAAAGTGCCAGAGAGAAGGGAGAAGGgaaggaagaggggaggagagaggaagctGCGGCGGCGCCTGTTGTCGCTGCTGAAGCGCAGAAAACATCAGag TCCAGGCCTGCGGTGTCAGGGGGGACGCAGGTGCTGGTTCTGGGTCTGGACGGAGCCGGTAAAACCAGCCTGCTGCACTGTTTGGCCACCGGCTGCCTGGACCAGGACATGGAGCCGACGCAGGGCTTCAACGCCGTCTCCATCAACAGAGAGGACATGCACATCGAGTTCCTAGAAA ttggAGGTAAAGAGGAGCTGCGGCCGTACTGGCAGAGGTACCTGTCCAAAGCTCTGCTGCTGGTGTTTGTGGTCGACTCCTCCGATCCGCAGCTCTTCCCCGTCACTAAGAAGCATTTACATGAGCTGCTGGCCTCTGACCCCTGCCTGCCTTTAATGGTGCTGGCCAACAAACAG GATCTTCCGGGAGCCTGCAGCATCACCGACCTCCATGAGGCTCTGTCCCTGTCCGAGGTCGGAGACCGCAAGCTGTTCCTCATCGGCACCCATGTGAAGAAGGGAGAGACGGAGCTGAGCTCAGGCGTTCAGGACGCTCGGGACCTGATCATCCAGATGGTTTGTGACGGCAATTAA
- the srp72 gene encoding signal recognition particle subunit SRP72 has translation MASGGVSVASLWTEVNRCGQNGDYTRALKALTKILHENRDDVTALHCKIVCLVQNGSFKEALNVMNTHSKVLGSEVVFEKAYCEYRLNRVESALKTIEGAPEQTDKLKELYGQVLYRLERYNECKSVYTDLIRNSQDEYEEERKTNLAAVVAAMSQWEKTPVEDLGLPESTYELCYNAACDLIGQGQLTEALNKLQQAEELCRISLADDSDVTEEDIESELAVIHSQMAYVMQLQGRTEEALQLYNQVIKLKPSDVGLLAVTANNIITINKDQNVFDSKKKVKLTNAEGVEYKLAKKQLRAIDFNKALLAMYTNQADQCRKLSSSLQSQNPGHPRPVLIQVAQLCREKQHSKAIELLQQFSDQHPESASGIKLTMAQLYLVQGHVTKACDVLRSIEEFKYKSGMISALVTMYSHEEDIDSAIDIFKQAIEHYQSQQPGSAAHLALVREAANFKLKYGRKKEAISDLEQLWKQNTNDIHTLAQLISAYSLVDTDKAKSLSKHLPSPDTMSFNVDVDELENSHGATYVRKKAAKVPGENLPKEQGQGDVKKKKKKKKGKLPKNYDPKATPDLERWLPMRERSYYRGKKKGKKKEQVGKGTQGATAGASAELDASKTASSPPTSPRPGSAAGSSTAASSNVVPPRQQKPAASGATRKKAPQKKKKGGKGGW, from the exons TTTTGCATGAAAACAGGGACGATGTGACGGCCCTTCACTGTAAAATAGTTTGCCTTGTTCAGAATGGCAGCTTCAAAGAGGCGCTGAATGTCATGAACACCCACTCAAAAGTACTGGGCAG TGAGGTTGTGTTTGAGAAGGCGTACTGCGAGTATCGGCTGAACAGAGTGGAAAGTGCCCTGAAGACCATTGAAGGTGCTCCTGAGCAGACAGACAAGCTGAAAGAGCTCTACGGTCAAGTG TTGTACAGACTGGAACGCTACAACGAGTGCAAGTCTGTCTACACGGATCTGATCAGGAACTCCCAGGATGAGTacgaggaggagaggaagaccAACCTCGCTGCTGTGGTGGCTGCGATGAGTCAGTGGGAGAAGACCCCGGTG gaAGATTTGGGTCTTCCTGAGTCGACGTATGAGCTGTGCTACAATGCTGCCTGCGATCTAATTGGCCAGGGTCAACTTACAGAGGCTTTGAATAAACTACAACAAGCAGAAG agctTTGCAGGATTTCATTGGCAGACGATTCT GACGTAACTGAGGAAGACATCGAGTCGGAGTTAGCCGTCATCCATTCTCAGATGGCGTATGTCATGCAGTTACAAGGTCGGACAGAAGAAGCCCTGCAGCTCTACAACCAGGTCATCAAGCTCAA ACCATCAGATGTGGGGCTGCTCGCTGTGACTGCCAACAATATCATTACAATAAACAAG GACCAAAATGTGTTCGACTCAAAGAAAAAGGTGAAGCTGACGAACGCGGAGGGTGTCGAATACAAGCTGGCGAAGAAGCAGCTGCGGGCGATAGACTTCAACAAAGCCCTGCTGGCCATGTACACTAACCAG GCCGACCAGTGCAGGAAACTGTCATCCAGCCTTCAGTCTCAGAACCCGGGTCACCCGCGACCCGTCCTGATCCAGGTGGCTCAACTgtgcagagagaagcagcacAGCAAGGCCATAGAGCTGCTGCAG CAATTCTCAGATCAACATCCAGAGAGCGCATCAGGCATCAAACTGACAATGGCACAACTCTATTTAGTACAAG GTCACGTAACAAAAGCCTGTGATGTCCTGAGGTCCATCGAAGAGTTCAAGTACAAATCAGGGATG ATTTCAGCTCTGGTAACGATGTACTCCCACGAAGAAGACATCGACAGCGCTattgacattttcaaacaagCTATTGAGCACTACCAGTCCCAACAG CCTGGATCCGCTGCACACTTGGCTCTCGTACGAGAAGCTGCCAATTTCAAACTGAAGTACGGACGGAAAAAAGAAGCCATTAGTGATCTGGAGCAGCTTTGGAA GCAAAACACCAACGACATCCACACACTGGCACAACTCATCTCGGCGTATTCTCTGGTGGACACGGATAAAGCCAAATC CCTCAGCAAACACCTACCGTCTCCAGACACGATGTCTTTCAACGTGGATGTGGATGAGCTGGAGAACTCCCACGGAGCCACATACGTCAGGAAAAAAGCTGCAAAGGTCCCAGGAGAAAACCTTCCCAAAGAACAAGG cCAAGGTGAtgtcaaaaagaagaagaagaaaaagaaag GCAAATTACCCAAGAACTACGACCCCAAAGCGACCCCTGACCTTGAGAGGTGGCTGCCCATGAGAGAGCGTTCCTACTACAGAGGCaagaagaagggaaagaagaagGAGCAAGTAGGAAAAGGCACACAGGGAGCGACGGCAGGAGCTTCAGCCGAGCT TGACGCCAGTAAGACAGCCAGTAGTCCCCCTACCTCCCCGAGACCAGGGTCCGCAGCCGGCTCATCTACAGCCGCCTCCAGCAACGTGGTCCCCCCACGACAGCAGAAACCCGCAGCCTCGGGGGCCACTCGCAAGAAggcaccacagaagaagaagaagggaggcaAAGGAGGCTGGTAG
- the LOC137189882 gene encoding snRNA-activating protein complex subunit 1-like → MPRSPPIYSDFFDQPLTEDVEELLARFQQTDSVRYVEFSAIWRQMGFSDVFRGITSMGEMKRFCRITLATAMKYFLPPYSYQIRVGGLYLMFGFYHTQLAIPPVRIRLALKDWGQVQKFLKDCVDSGHHDVLYIYQKLVASKAIDYTAMPHVLTFQKQRKPKKEAVCAEFLGRSTAVQELISAETLEELTNIQSLYKKMKEATEEVSRQATMTHEDFATRLRDCVSEFITWQEKTFSKHNKDNDDEDEEEEEEEKPSEIEPSSRARLLSSIKQKSYSNFQEASKSRRHRQAETVDSSSSGAEQVQETAALQRRRPPSLRARTWKNLGKMQEESKLQAWLLSAPEQERVPVKRTNQVAPFKP, encoded by the coding sequence ATGCCTCGTTCGCCGCCTATTTACTCGGATTTCTTCGACCAGCCTCTGACAGAAGACGTGGAGGAACTCCTGGCTCGTTTCCAGCAGACTGACTCGGTGAGATATGTGGAGTTTTCAGCTATCTGGAGGCAGATGGGCTTCTCAGACGTCTTCAGAGGCATCACCAGTATGGGTGAAATGAAGAGGTTTTGCAGGATAACGCTGGCCACAGCGATGAAGTACTTCCTGCCGCCGTACAGCTACCAGATCCGAGTGGGAGGTTTGTATCTGATGTTTGGTTTTTACCACACTCAACTGGCCATACCGCCTGTCAGGATCAGGCTGGCTCTGAAGGACTGGGGTCAGGTTCAGAAGTTTCTCAAAGACTGTGTGGACTCTGGGCACCATGATGTGCTTTACATATATCAGAAGCTTGTTGCAAGCAAGGCCATAGACTACACCGCCATGCCACATGTTCTCACCTTCCAAAAGCAGAGAAAACCAAAGAAGGAGgctgtgtgtgcagagtttctGGGGAGGAGCACAGCGGTCCAGGAGCTCATCTCTGCAGAGACGCTGGAGGAGCTGACCAACATCCAGAGCCTCTATAAGAAGATGAAGGAGGCCACCGAGGAGGTCAGCCGCCAGGCCACCATGACACATGAAGACTTTGCCACCCGGCTGAGAGACTGCGTGTCAGAGTTCATCACTTGGCAGGAGAAGACTTTCTCAAAGCATAACAAAGacaatgatgatgaggatgaggaggaggaggaggaggagaaaccaTCTGAGATCGAGCCCAGCAGCAGAGCCAGGCTACTGTCCTCCATCAAGCAGAAGAGCTACAGCAACTTCCAGGAGGCGTCCAAGTCCCGGAGGCACCGGCAGGCCGAGACGGTGGACTCCTCCAGCTCAGGGGCAGAGCAGGTTCAGGAGACGGCCGCTCTGCAGCGCAGGAGGCCTCCTTCACTGCGAGCCCGGACCTGGAAGAACCTCGGGAAGATGCAGGAGGAGAGCAAGCTCCAGGCTTGGCTCCTGAGTGCTCCTGAGCAGGAGAGGGTGCCGGTGAAGAGGACCAACCAGGTAGCACCCTTCAAGCCATGA